One window of the Rhodohalobacter sp. SW132 genome contains the following:
- a CDS encoding PRC-barrel domain-containing protein → MKSNILSSSSITGQNVYNLKDENIGDIKDLMIDPNNAEVVYAVLSFGGFMGIGNKLFAIPIEALQFSDKDESIRLDVDKEKLENAPSFDKDNWPMTADNKFVDSVYSHYGVQNQRHASV, encoded by the coding sequence ATGAAATCAAATATTTTATCTTCATCATCAATTACCGGACAAAATGTCTACAATCTTAAAGATGAAAACATAGGTGATATCAAGGACCTAATGATCGATCCGAACAATGCAGAAGTTGTATATGCTGTATTGTCTTTTGGAGGATTTATGGGCATTGGTAACAAATTATTTGCCATTCCAATAGAAGCCCTTCAGTTTTCAGATAAAGACGAATCAATACGTCTGGATGTCGATAAGGAGAAACTGGAAAATGCCCCCAGCTTTGACAAAGACAACTGGCCAATGACAGCCGATAACAAGTTTGTCGATTCTGTATACAGCCATTATGGAGTTCAGAACCAGCGACATGCTTCTGTTTAG
- a CDS encoding four-helix bundle copper-binding protein produces MSNDKYRECIEACNACAVACSYCSTACLQEDDVKMLTRCIQLDQDCADICQLAAKSMARGSEFSDRIFLICAEICEACGEECRQHKNMEHCQECADACFECADMCREMISMKVPA; encoded by the coding sequence ATGTCAAACGATAAATACCGGGAATGCATAGAAGCGTGTAATGCGTGTGCTGTTGCTTGTTCGTACTGCTCTACGGCTTGTTTGCAAGAGGATGATGTTAAGATGCTGACCAGATGTATTCAACTCGATCAGGATTGTGCAGATATATGCCAACTTGCTGCCAAATCTATGGCCCGGGGATCCGAATTTTCAGACCGGATATTTCTTATCTGTGCCGAGATATGTGAAGCTTGTGGAGAAGAATGCAGACAGCACAAGAATATGGAGCATTGCCAGGAATGTGCAGACGCCTGTTTTGAATGTGCAGACATGTGCCGTGAAATGATAAGCATGAAAGTACCCGCGTAG
- a CDS encoding catalase, with translation MATSDNKKNERRDIDENTKNEDLEQFRESSDGEYLTSEQGVRINHTDDSLKAGGRGPTIMEDFHFREKMTHFDHERIPERVVHARGSAAHGFFQPYENAAKFSKAGFLQDPSQKTPLFLRISTVVGSRGSADTVRDVRGFATKFYTEEGNFDLVGNNMPVFFIQDAIKFPDLVHSIKPEPDNEVPQASAAHDTFWDFASLTPETTHMLMWVLSDRALPRSLRMMEAFGVHTFRLIDADGKSRFVKFHWKPILGIHSLVWDETQKLAGKDPDFNRKDLWEAIENEDYPEFELGIQVVEEEDEHSFDFDILDATKIIPEEEVPVTPIGKMTLNRNPDNFFAETEQVAFHVGNVVPGIDFTNDPLLQGRLFSYLDTQLTRLGGPNFAELPINRPVADVHNNQRDGFGRQKINKGKGSYLPNSVRSGCPMHAPENMGGYVHHTEKVDGHKIRERSDSFKDHFSQATLFWNSMSKPEKDHIVKAAHFELGKVKDKEIRKRVIYELFNHVDHDFAVRVAKGVGIDPPSDEPVKNHGKKSPALSMENTVKDSIKTRKIALLALEGYNHSHVSQVKDALMKEGAQVKIISERGDPIQNGKDEVEVDMTFITTGSIMFDAVFIPGGKESVEALKENGNAVHFVNEAYKHCKPIAAVAEGVSFLKVCRLPGVTLPGPGSDEVTNVKGIVAGNSDNLESFTKEFIRAIAQHRHWDREDIDKVPA, from the coding sequence ATGGCCACATCAGATAACAAAAAAAATGAGAGAAGAGATATAGATGAGAATACAAAAAATGAGGATTTAGAACAGTTCCGGGAATCCTCTGATGGTGAATACCTGACGTCGGAACAGGGAGTACGGATCAATCATACCGATGATTCTCTGAAAGCGGGTGGCCGCGGACCGACCATCATGGAAGATTTTCATTTCCGTGAAAAAATGACCCATTTCGATCATGAAAGAATTCCCGAACGAGTGGTTCATGCCAGGGGATCGGCCGCTCATGGATTTTTTCAGCCCTATGAAAACGCAGCTAAATTCAGCAAAGCCGGTTTTCTACAGGATCCATCTCAAAAAACACCCCTGTTTCTGCGAATTTCAACAGTTGTGGGCTCACGTGGTTCTGCTGACACCGTGCGGGATGTGCGGGGTTTTGCCACTAAATTCTATACAGAAGAAGGAAATTTCGATCTGGTTGGCAACAATATGCCTGTGTTTTTTATCCAGGATGCGATAAAGTTTCCCGATTTAGTCCACTCCATTAAGCCTGAACCGGATAATGAGGTGCCCCAGGCTTCAGCTGCACACGATACTTTCTGGGACTTTGCGTCACTAACGCCGGAAACAACTCATATGCTGATGTGGGTACTATCTGACCGCGCACTCCCACGCAGTTTACGAATGATGGAAGCTTTTGGAGTTCATACGTTTCGGTTGATAGATGCCGACGGAAAATCCCGTTTTGTAAAATTTCACTGGAAACCTATCCTCGGTATTCATTCACTGGTATGGGATGAAACCCAGAAACTGGCCGGAAAAGATCCTGATTTTAACCGGAAGGATCTGTGGGAAGCGATCGAAAATGAGGACTATCCGGAGTTTGAACTGGGAATACAGGTTGTGGAAGAGGAGGATGAACACTCTTTTGATTTTGATATTCTGGATGCCACGAAAATCATACCAGAAGAAGAAGTACCCGTCACACCGATCGGGAAAATGACGCTCAACCGAAACCCCGATAATTTCTTCGCTGAAACAGAACAGGTGGCATTTCATGTAGGTAACGTCGTTCCCGGTATCGATTTCACCAACGATCCGCTGCTGCAGGGGCGTCTGTTCTCCTACCTCGATACGCAGCTCACTCGTTTGGGCGGACCCAATTTTGCGGAGCTGCCGATCAACCGTCCGGTAGCTGATGTACACAATAATCAGCGGGATGGTTTTGGCCGGCAAAAAATCAACAAGGGTAAGGGATCCTATCTGCCAAACAGTGTACGGAGCGGCTGCCCGATGCACGCACCTGAGAATATGGGTGGTTATGTACATCATACCGAAAAAGTTGACGGGCATAAAATCCGGGAACGCAGCGACAGTTTTAAGGATCATTTCAGCCAGGCAACGCTGTTCTGGAACAGTATGTCGAAGCCGGAAAAAGATCATATTGTGAAAGCAGCCCATTTTGAACTTGGAAAAGTGAAAGATAAAGAGATCCGTAAGCGGGTTATTTATGAACTGTTTAACCATGTGGATCACGATTTTGCAGTGCGGGTAGCTAAAGGCGTGGGCATTGACCCGCCATCTGATGAGCCGGTTAAGAACCATGGAAAAAAATCACCTGCGCTGAGCATGGAAAACACGGTGAAGGATTCCATAAAAACCCGGAAAATCGCTCTTCTTGCCCTGGAAGGATATAATCATTCCCATGTAAGCCAGGTAAAAGATGCATTGATGAAAGAGGGGGCCCAGGTGAAAATTATTTCCGAACGCGGAGATCCAATACAAAATGGTAAAGATGAGGTTGAAGTGGATATGACGTTCATCACGACCGGTTCCATCATGTTTGACGCGGTATTTATTCCGGGCGGCAAAGAGAGTGTGGAGGCATTGAAGGAAAATGGAAATGCTGTCCATTTTGTGAATGAGGCCTATAAACACTGCAAGCCCATTGCAGCAGTTGCAGAAGGCGTCAGTTTTCTGAAAGTGTGCAGGCTCCCGGGTGTGACCCTGCCGGGTCCAGGGTCAGACGAGGTAACGAACGTAAAAGGAATCGTTGCTGGAAATTCCGATAACCTGGAATCCTTCACGAAAGAGTTCATCCGGGCGATCGCCCAGCACCGGCACTGGGACAGGGAGGATATTGATAAAGTGCCGGCGTGA